A single Leishmania major strain Friedlin complete genome, chromosome 24 DNA region contains:
- a CDS encoding putative ring-box protein — protein sequence MSAEPTSTTAAASNAAPPQALMPGGRQLFTVEEFYPVYFSAWERETGLCSICCNQVEGPCVVCQSNAEATSAECSITWGECGHAFHTHCIEKWLKTRPVCPLDNKEWKDRSDWNTSATV from the coding sequence ATGTCAGCTGAACCCACTTCtaccactgccgctgcttctaatgcagcaccaccacaagcGTTAATGCCGGGAGGCCGGCAACTCTTCACCGTGGAGGAGTTCTACCCGGTCTACTTCTCTGCCTGGGAGCGTGAGACGGGTCTGTGTAGCATCTGCTGCAACCAAGTCGAGGGGCCGTGCGTCGTGTGCCAGAGCAACGCGGAGGCCACCTCGGCGGAGTGCAGCATCACATGGGGCGAGTGCGGCCATGCCTTCCATACCCATTGCATTGAGAAATGGCTGAAGACGCGGCCAGTGTGCCCGCTCGACAACAAGGAGTGGAAAGACCGCTCAGACTGGaacacctccgccaccgtATAG